The following coding sequences are from one Triticum aestivum cultivar Chinese Spring chromosome 5A, IWGSC CS RefSeq v2.1, whole genome shotgun sequence window:
- the LOC123102678 gene encoding zinc finger CCCH domain-containing protein 67, protein MGEASEYDGVDVAAVSARLLELVADDDVTALVDLLAAHPLLADEPAPWYSPARGAEPMTPLMVAAAYGSVACLDALLSPPHLADPNRSSASSLSTPLHLAAAGGAPSAPTTVSRLLAAGADPTLLDHLHRRPSDLVALPPNSLPLKNHILSLLGARKEWPPDPSLPDIKNGAYASDDFRMYSFKVRACSRAYSHDWTECPFVHPGENARRRDPRKYHYSCVPCPEFKKGAGCRRGDMCEYAHGVFESWLHPAQYRTRLCKDGVGCARRVCFFAHTPEELRPLYVSTGSAVPSPRGAMEMAAMGMGLSSPGSSFTPPLSPSGGGSGMAWPQPNLPALCLPGSAGNLHLSRLRTSLSARAMAVDELLASGDYDNHLGSPASVRSARGKALVPSNLDELFSAEMAASHSPRYGDQGGAAFSPTHKAAFLNQFQQHQSLLSPRAAATPEPVSPMSSRLLAALAQREKMQQQTLRSMSSRDLGSSAPLLVGSPVVGSSWSKWGLPSGTPDWGADNDELGRLKRSSSFDLRSGANTDEPDLSWVNTLVKEPTPEKSSTNGTMATESIGILGRSASHHGSIAGDDSAILGGSANHREGIDGEEDAATGVIGGWLEQLQLDEMGIKPFRAGKKNPRSAGALTKIVLGIWTDPFSFSWRH, encoded by the exons ATGGGGGAGGCCTCCGAGTATGACGGGGTGGATGTGGCGGCTGTATCGGCGAGGTTGCTGGAGCTGGTGGCCGACGACGATGTGACGGCGCTCGTCGACCTCCTCGCCGCGCACCCGCTCCTCGCGGATGAGCCGGCGCCGTGGTACTCTCCGGCGCGGGGCGCGGAGCCCATGACGCCGCTCATGGTCGCCGCCGCGTACGGGTCCGTGGCTTGCCTCGACGCCCTCCTctcgccgccccacctcgccgACCCCAaccgctcctccgcctcctcgctctcCACCCCGCTCCACCTCGCCGCCGCGGGCGGCGCTCCATCCGCACCCACCACCGTttcccgcctcctcgccgccggcgccgaccCTACCCTCCTTGACCATCTCCACCGCCGGCCGTCAGACCTCGTCGCGCTGCCGCCCAACTCGTTGCCCCTCAAGAACCACATCCTCTCACTCCTTGGCGCCCGGAAGGAGTGGCCACCGGACCCCTCACTCCCGGACATCAAGAACGGCGCATACGCTTCCGACGACTTCCGCATGTATTCCTTCAAGGTCCGCGCGTGCTCCAGGGCCTACTCCCACGACTGGACGGAGTGCCCCTTCGTCCACCCAGGGGAGAACGCTCGGCGGAGGGATCCGAGGAAGTACCACTACAGCTGCGTGCCGTGCCCGGAGTTCAAGAAGGGCGCCGGGTGCAGGAGAGGGGACATGTGCGAGTATGCGCACGGGGTGTTCGAGAGCTGGCTCCACCCGGCGCAGTACCGGACGCGCCTCTGCAAGGACGGCGTCGGCTGCGCGCGCCGCGTCTGCTTCTTCGCTCACACGCCGGAGGAGCTCCGGCCGCTGTACGTGTCCACAGGCTCGGCCGTGCCGTCGCCCCGCGGGGCGATGGAGATGGCGGCCATGGGGATGGGGCTGTCATCTCCGGGATCTTCGTTCACGCCACCGCTGTCGCCGTCCGGTGGAGGGAGTGGCATGGCGTGGCCGCAGCCTAACCTGCCGGCGCTGTGCCTCCCCGGGAGCGCAGGGAACTTGCACCTGAGCCGACTGCGCACCTCGCTGAGCGCGAGGGCTATGGCGGTCGACGAGCTTCTGGCCTCGGGGGACTATGACAATCACCTTGGATCGCCTGCCTCTGTGCGGTCGGCGAGGGGGAAGGCGCTTGTGCCGTCAAATCTCGATGAACTGTTCTCGGCGGAGATGGCGGCCTCCCACTCGCCGCGGTACGGCGACCAGGGCGGCGCTGCGTTCTCGCCGACGCACAAGGCCGCCTTCCTGAACCAGTTCCAGCAGCATCAGAGCTTGCTCTCGCCACGGGCTGCGGCCACCCCAGAGCCTGTCTCCCCAATGAGCTCCCGGCTGCTCGCTGCGTTGGCGCAGCGGGAGAAGATGCAGCAGCAGACACTGCGAAGCATGAGCTCAAGAGACCTGGGTTCCAGCGCCCCGCTCCTGGTCGGCTCACCGGTGGTGGGCTCTAGCTGGTCCAAATGGGGCCTCCCCTCGGGCACCCCAGACTGGGGTGCCGACAACGACGAGCTTGGCCGTCTCAAGCGGTCGTCCTCGTTTGATCTCCGGTCTGGGGCCAACACCGATGAGCCTGACCTCTCATGGGTCAATACCTTAGTAAAGGAGCCCACGCCGGAGAAATCATCAACCAACGGGACCATGGCAACAGAGTCTATTGGCATCTTGGGCCGATCAGCAAGCCACCACGGGAGCATTGCCGGTGATGACAGTGCCATCTTGGGTGGATCAGCGAACCACCGTGAGGGCATCGACGGTGAGGAGGACGCCGCCACTGGTGTCATCGGTGGCTGGCTCGAACAGCTCCAGCTCGATGAGATG GGAATTAAACCTTTCCGGGCGGGGAAAAAGAATCCGAGGTCGGCAGGGGCATTGACAAAGATTGTGCTTGGAATTTGGACGGATCCCTTCTCTTTCTCCTGGAGGCATTGA